From the genome of Deltaproteobacteria bacterium:
TCCGAATGTTGACGGCAATCTTTTGTTGTCGCACCAGTTCCTCGGCCAGGCCGACGTCGTCCAGGTTATCCACTTCTAGCATCACATGATTGAGGCGGCGCTTTGATGGACCGATGCCAAACGCCACGGTATGGTCGCGATCGTTGCAGTGCATGAAGGTCGGTGTCACCACGTGCGGACCCACGTTGATTTTGTATTCGACCCCACCACGCATCCCCAGTGCACGGTAGAAACGATATGCCGCTCTGGGATCCTCTTGTCTGACGATGCAGTGACCAAGGCCTCCGGTACCGGTCTTGAAGCGTCCGTGCATACGCCGGCCCGGGTGGAATGGCTTGCTGAACTGCACCTCCGGACCATGAAAGATTTCAATCGGGTTTCCACTCGGATCACTGAGCTTTAACACCTCTAAGACACGGCGTTCAGCCGCCTCTTCTGGTGAACCCATCCGAAACGTGATACCGGCTTCGGTCAGTTGGTGCTGCATTTCGGCGAATTCTTCACCGCCAGCGACGCGAAAGCCAAGATATTCGAGGTCATCACTGCCGTTGGCATGCAGGACAAAACGATGATGCCAGTAGTCCATGCGCAAATAACAGCGGTCACCTTCACCCTCGTCGCAGAGCTCAAGACCGACAATGGTAGTGGCGAACTGTTGCCAGGCTTCAACGTCTTTTACCCCAATGCCCATGTACCCCAGCTCTGTCACTTGAACCATAAGAACCTCCTATCACTTGTAGTTTCGTAACCGTAGGACACGCGCTCCTTGTCCGTCCAACTGAAAGACCCAGCACAACGTCGGGCTTTACCACACTGGTTTCCTTGTCGCTATCCAGGTTGAGCCGAATAGGGTAGGGTGCACGCGACTCCGCTTTAGGCAACGACAGTCGTTGACTCGCTCACGTGAGAAGAGGACTATCGAAACACCAGGCAGGAAGGCATGCTCCTCCTGGCCTGCGAAGGCTGCGCCTGTTCCATGAAGGAGGAAACTTATGAAATTTGGCCTGTTCTACCAATTGCCATGTGGACCAAGCCAAAACGAAGTGACACGCTATCACGAAACGATCGAACAGATCGCCTATGCGGACGAACTCGGATTCGACGTTGCGTGGCTGGCTGAATTGCACTTCAATCGCCCGTTTTCTATCATGCCCGCGCCGTTACTCATGGCCACAGCTATTGCGCAGCACACCAAGCGTATACGCCTTGGGACTGGGGTAACACTCCTGTCGTTACATCACCCCTTGCGCGCTGCCGAGGACGCCGCCACCGTCGACATTCTGACCAACGGTCGTCTAGAGTTCGGCATTGGCCGTGGGACGATTGCATTACATTTCCAAGGGTTCAACGTGTCTCGCGACGAGAGCCGTGAACGATTTGAGGAAGCTCTGACGATCATCCTGAACGCCTGGACGCAAAAGAGTTGTCAATTCTCTGGCAAATATTTTGAGATCCCGGAAACGTCAGTGGTACCGAAGCCATTGCAGAAACC
Proteins encoded in this window:
- a CDS encoding 2,3-dihydroxybiphenyl 1,2-dioxygenase encodes the protein MVQVTELGYMGIGVKDVEAWQQFATTIVGLELCDEGEGDRCYLRMDYWHHRFVLHANGSDDLEYLGFRVAGGEEFAEMQHQLTEAGITFRMGSPEEAAERRVLEVLKLSDPSGNPIEIFHGPEVQFSKPFHPGRRMHGRFKTGTGGLGHCIVRQEDPRAAYRFYRALGMRGGVEYKINVGPHVVTPTFMHCNDRDHTVAFGIGPSKRRLNHVMLEVDNLDDVGLAEELVRQQKIAVNIRTGKHSNDHMYSFYFRNPSGWMIEYGWGGRPATHQSEYYVRDVYGHEPEEGGFGG